The DNA sequence AGCCCGTCGCTCCGTTGAAGTTCGCCCAGCTCGTCGGCTTCGTCTTCGCCGCCGTCGGTGCGATCGGATTCGCCGCGGCACTGCCCGCGGTCGGTCTCGTCTCCACCGCGTTCGCTCTGTTCGCGGCGTTCCTCAACGCGGCCTTCGGCATCTGCCTGGGCTGCCGGCTCTACCCGCTCGCCACCCGGTTCCGCCGGGTGCCCACCTCTGCATGACTTCGATCACCAAGCAACCGAAAGGATCATCGATGGCTCGCTCCGACGTCCTGGTCACCACCGACTGGGCCGAGAGCAATCTCAACGCGCCGAACACCGTGTTCGTCGAGGTCGACGAGGACACCTCGGCCTACGACACCGGACACATCGAGGGTGCGGTCAAGCTCGACTGGAAGACCGACCTGCAGGATCCGGTCCGGCGCGACTTCGTCGATGCCCAGCAGTTCTCCAAGCTGCTGTCCGACCGTGGCATCTCCAACGACGACACCGTGATCCTCTACGGCGGCAACAACAACTGGTTCGCCGCCTACGCCTACTGGTACTTCAAGCTCTACGGCCACGAGAACGTCAAGCTGCTCGACGGGGGTCGCAAGAAGTGGGAGCTCGACGGGCGCCCGCTGTCCAGCGAGCCGGTCAGCCGTCCCGCCACCAGCTACACCGCCAAACAGCCCGACAACAGCATCCGCGCGTTCCGCGACGAGGTGATCGCCGCGATCGGTCAGAAGAACCTGGTCGACGTGCGCTCCCCCGACGAGTTCTCCGGCAAGATCCTCGCGCCCGCGCACCTGCCGCAGGAGCAGAGCCAGCGCGCCGGCCACATCCCGACGGCCATCAACGTGCCGTGGAGCAAGGCCGCCAACGAGGACGGCACCTTCAAGTCGGACGAGGATCTCGCCAAGATCTACGCCGACGCCGGCCTGGACGGCGAGAAGGAAACCATCGCCTACTGCCGCATCGGGGAGCGCTCGTCGCACACCTGGTTCGTGCTGCAGGAACTGCTGGGACACAAGAACGTCAAGAACTACGACGGCAGTTGGACCGAATACGGCTCCCTGGTGGGGGCCCCGATCGAGTTGGGAAGTTAGTTATGTGCGCTCCTCCTAAGCAAGGCCTGGCACTGCCCGCCAGCGTCGACCTGGAGAAGGAAACCGTCATCACCGGTCGTGTCGTGGACGGGTCGGGACAGGCCGTCGGCGGCGCCTTCGTGCGTCTGCTGGACGCCTCCGACGAGTTCACCGCCGAGGTCGTGGCGTCGGCCACCGGTGACTTCCGGTTCTTCGCGGCGCCGGGCACCTGGACGCTGCGTGCGCTGTCGAAGATCGGCAACGGCGACGCCACCGTCGCGCCGTCCGGTGCCGGGATTCACGAGGTCGACGTCAAGGTCGCCTGACGACGAAGGCGGCGAGGGACGAGCCGACGAGGAGTCGGGCAGTCCAACACCGCCTGACGACGAAGGCGGCGAGGGACGAGCCGACGAGAAGTCGGGCAGTCCAACACCGCCTGACGACGAAGGCGGCGAGGGACGAGCCGACTAGGAGTCGGGCAGGACAACACCGCCTGACGACGAAGGCGGCGAGGGACGAGCCGCCGGAGTCGGATCAGTCCGTGCCACGCCGGGGCGCCCACGCGCCCCGGCGTGCGCATTGACGCGTTCGTCTATTTCTAGCGAAACGGTCGCACGGCTCACAGCGGTCGGTCAGGATGTCATCAGCTTCCGCGATCACGCGGGGTTTCCATCCGTGAACAGGACCGACCATGAACGTGACGCTCGTATGCGCTGCCGCTTCCGTCGTCAGCGCCGTCGCGCTGGCAACCGCACCCGTCGCCGCGGCGGGGCCCGAAGAGGACTTCCTCCACATCATCGCCAATGAGGGCATCGTGTGGGAGCCGGTCGACACCCCTGCGGTCGTCGACACCGGCCACGCGGTGTGCACCGACTGGTCGAACGGCGCGACATTCGCCGACGAGGTCAACGATCTGCTCAGCGTCACCGACTGGACCGACTATCAGGCCGGTGTCTTCATCGGTGCGGCGACCGGCGCGTTCTGCCCGCAGTTCGAGTACAAGATCGGCTGACGGCCGCACGCGAACCGCCCCGGCCGGGCGGTTAAACTGGGTTCGTGGTCCTGTTCTACGAAATCCTGCTCGTGGTCTGCACGCTGGTGATCACGTGGTTCGCGCTGTACGCGCTGTACCGCCTCATCACCGACGAGTCGTGACCTCGCCGCACGAA is a window from the Mycolicibacterium litorale genome containing:
- a CDS encoding sulfurtransferase, which produces MARSDVLVTTDWAESNLNAPNTVFVEVDEDTSAYDTGHIEGAVKLDWKTDLQDPVRRDFVDAQQFSKLLSDRGISNDDTVILYGGNNNWFAAYAYWYFKLYGHENVKLLDGGRKKWELDGRPLSSEPVSRPATSYTAKQPDNSIRAFRDEVIAAIGQKNLVDVRSPDEFSGKILAPAHLPQEQSQRAGHIPTAINVPWSKAANEDGTFKSDEDLAKIYADAGLDGEKETIAYCRIGERSSHTWFVLQELLGHKNVKNYDGSWTEYGSLVGAPIELGS
- a CDS encoding DUF1416 domain-containing protein; its protein translation is MCAPPKQGLALPASVDLEKETVITGRVVDGSGQAVGGAFVRLLDASDEFTAEVVASATGDFRFFAAPGTWTLRALSKIGNGDATVAPSGAGIHEVDVKVA
- a CDS encoding DUF732 domain-containing protein, whose translation is MNVTLVCAAASVVSAVALATAPVAAAGPEEDFLHIIANEGIVWEPVDTPAVVDTGHAVCTDWSNGATFADEVNDLLSVTDWTDYQAGVFIGAATGAFCPQFEYKIG